The Methanocellales archaeon genome includes the window CGAACAGACCAGTGCTCACAAGGGATAAAACACATCCATAGTAAAACGTTGCTGTTGATCCCACAAAATCCCATAGTAATCCGGCGATTAAAGAGGAAGGTAGGGCAGCTATGCCGATGGATGCATGAAAAGTCCCTAATGCGGTTCCCCTTAACTCTTCTTCGACAAAATCTGCTGTAAAGGCTCGCTGGTTTCCGTCAACTAACGCATATACTAGGCCATAAAGTCCAAAGAGGGCAATGAGGGAAGGCAACGAGGAAAATAGAGCAAACCCCAAGCAAGTAAATCCAAATAATGAATAGCCTAGCGTAAGAACATTTTTTCTCCCGACCTTATCGGAGAGTGCACCGCTTGGAATAGAAAATGTCGTGTAGACGATGTTAAACCATACGTACAACAGAATGGGCAGAGCTATAGCCATTCTTGTCTGGAAAAATTGCTGTGCCCTTAATATGAAAAACATGTACGAGAAGTTGCCGAGTGCAAATACTGTGGCTACAATTATAAACAAGCGGAACGATCCAGGCAATGCTTTTAAACTGAACTTCATAGATCCTATGCTAACTTTACTTTTTCTTTCCGTCACAAATGGGAGCGGTAAGAGGGATAAGAATGCTATGGCAGCAGCTATTAGGAATATCGTCCTAAATTTCAAATTGAAAGACCAAAATAGAATAAAAGCAAGCATCGAGCCGATAATTGCACCACCTGTGTCCATTGCCCTGTGAATGCCGAATGCCTTGCCCCTCATGTTTATGGCTGAATCTGCAATTATTGCATCTCTTGGTGCTGTCCTCAGCCCCTTGCCAGCTCTCTCTAAAGACCTAAATAAAAAGACGTGTTGCCAGGTGATGGAGAGCGCAAGAAGCATTTTGGATATGGCAGACGTCGCATAGCCGGAAAAGACGAATGGCTTTCTTTTTCCAAATCTATCTGACCAGTAACCAGCAAATACCGTTAGTACGCTCGATATGCTATCCCCCAAGCCACCAATAAGACCGATCACCAGCCCGGTACCACCAAGGGCAATTATGAACATCGGCAGGAGGGGCATTATCATTTCACTGCTTGCATCTACTAGAAAGCTGACTATGCCCAATAGTATGATGTTGATGCTGATTCCTTCAAAGAACTTTTTCATACCCCTCCATTTTTAAGTTTGCATGGACACTATTTTTCCTAAAGTACATTAATCTTGAGTGAGATATGGAGATATACCCAGACTTTTTGCACAATCATATAATAAATAAATGAATATGTCACTAAGTGCCGACCATACTCTTTAATGGAAATTATCAATCAGGGTTTTGCCATTTTTTATTTCTTGGATATTTTTAACGTGATATTTTTAACTTACTCTGCCTAAGAAATCTTGACCTTTGACTTTCCTGGAGGGAGGAATTTCAAGATGCAATTGGGGGCTGCTATAGATTTAATTAAAAATTTATCTTTTTCATCTGCCTTTTGGAAAAATATCTTTGATATCTCCTTCGCAACTTGATTTTGGTCCAGATCGCCTGGCTCTATTTCTACGAGGTACTTTGAACTCTTCTTTATTGCACTGGGGGGGCCTCCCATCAGCCTTGTCTCCTCATTTATCTCGACTCCGATCGCTATCCCGACTGGTGCTTTCATATAGTTTCTTTTCCCCCTGATCATAAAACTCCCTTTTGGCAGATACTCCCCAGGTGGAGGAGTCTTTGAAACCTGTTCTGGACGCACCCAATAACAATCCCCGAAATAGTGTCCAGCCACCCAGACGCTGGAATAAGAGACGGCAAATTGAGCTGCCTCTTCAAGTGTCGAACTATGAACCCCCCTTCCATCCGCCTTTATGATGACGACGGGTGCACCATGCGCTTGCGTATGGAAGAATACATCACCGGCTTCCATGTGCTTTTTGACGATCTCCTCGTTCGTGCTTGCATCTCGTCCGCCGATGACAAGAAAACCTTCTGAAGACGTGAAATGTCTGAATCGGTCATACCAGTGTTCTCTCTGGCGAATTCTTCGCTGAGGTGCATTCTTCGGCTCAATTTCACGTGATCTTGCCTGCTCAATGTCCTTTTTTGTTTTCTCTAACGCTCTTTCAGCACCTTCAAGCTTTTTTCTGATTTTTTTAGCTCGTTGATAATATCCTTGGGCGTTTTGGGGGATGCTCATTTGAATGTCAAGTGCGACAAGCGCCCCATCCAGCTCGATCGTCAGCATGCCAACTGCCTCATCGATTCCCCCCTCAATTGTGGACTTAATCTCTTTCCAAGAGGAGCCTTTTCTCCTAGCATCCTGAATGGCTTTAAAAATGCGCTCTATGTCCTGATATCGGGCATAGATTGTCTCGGCCTTCTTTATGCACTCCTTCTCTTCATTCTTGAATTCTTCGATCGCAAGCTCTTGCTGATGTGACGTTCGCTCTAACAGGACCAATTTTTCATCCTTGATCGACCCTGCACTTTTTATCGCCTTTCGAGAGAAAAACTCATCCAGTGCTTCATTAAAAGAGTCAAAGTATACCTTCTCATGATCTGCATATTGATACAACTCAAATGGGAGCGCATCGACTTCTTCTCCGTTGGCGAAGACTATGTGGGGTCTTAATTTACCAGATGAAATCGGCTCGAATAATTCGCGCAGTGCATTGTGAATTATCTGCAACTGATCTCCTGACAGATCTCTGGCTGGCGTATTTTTGTCCACTCCCGCACGGAGACAGACCTCCTCTGCATAGAGACCACCCATATTCAGCTCAGATGAAAGGGTCCTGACCAGATCCTTATCGGACCCTTCAAACAAAGCTTTCAGCTCGCTTTCCGTTATCTCTATCGGGCTCTTCTGGGACGGCGGAAAAGCATATTGCTCACCACGCCGAATTTCCCTACTGCGCAAACTCCGCGTCGTCAGGGGCAGTATGATTTTCCGATCTTCGCTCAGCAGTATTATGTTTCCTTTGGGAAGCAATTCTGCTATGAGTATTCTCTTCGAGTCACCCCGTTGGACATGTATTTCGATGACTCGGTCGAAATCATATTGCTCTATAGATGTAATTCGCCCCCCGCTCAAGTGCTTTCGAAGCAACATCGAATAACTTGGCGCGATCTTCATGCTAGGGCGAGGATATTTGGTCAGGAATATCAACATGCCAGCTTTTATCAATAAGTCCTGGCGCTCCCTAGCGACGTACATCTTTAGCCGAATCTCATCTTCGTGTTGATAGACCTTGTCCAATTTTGCGCCGACCAACATTTGTAGCTCTGCCACAGCGACTGCTACGTCCACGCTAGTCATTTTGTCTTTCATGGCACCTCATTTATTTATGAACATACTATTTTCGCCCCAATTATGGGCACATTATATATACGTAAGCGTAACGTAAAAGTTAACATAAGTCTTAGCAACATAGGATGGAGGCCCAGCGTGACCAAAGCAGATTTTCCAAAAATACCAGATAAGACCGAAGCAGAGAGGAAGAAAGAGCGTATCGAGGGCATTAAGAAAACCGCCATATCAGGCATCTTCGGAATTTTTGCCGGTATCATATCATTTTATTTGGCCGGAGAAGGACAAGTCAGAGCAGGATTTGGAATTACCATCTTGGCTTTTGCGATATTAATCCAAAAATACATCTACCCATTGATTAACGTTACGGGGGAGCTTAAGGCAAACGATTGGTTCTATATAGGATTTATGACCTTGTCATTTTGGTTCGTAAGCTGGACCCTCCTGCTAAACTGATTCTTGGGATACTCATGAGAATTGCGATTATAGATAAAGATCGATGTCAACCTCGAAAATGCACCCATGAATGTCTGAGATTTTGCCCTAGGGTGCGGACGGGAGATGAGACGGTGACCATGGGTGACGATGGAAAACCCGTGATCTCTGAAGAACTATGCGTGGGATGTGGCATATGTGTCAAGAAGTGTCCATTTGGCTCAATCTCAATCATCCGATTGCAAGAGGAACTTAGGGAGAGGGAAACGCATAGATACGGGGCAAATGGTTTCGCTCTATACGGACTGCCCATACCCCAAGAGGGTAGTGTCATTGGCATATTAGGTCAAAATGGTATCGGAAAAACAACTGCTATACGGATACTAGCTGGGGATCTAAAACCAAATTTAGGGGGTGAGGACGTTCCATGGGATGATATCATCTCTCACTACAAAGGATCGGTGTTACAAGAATATATGCGAAGGATTTCCAGAAACGAGGTTCTAGTTTCACAAAAACCACAGCGCATCGATCTTATTGCAAACAAGGACGATTATGTCCGTGAGTTGCTACCAGACGGTCGAGGGATAGATGCTCTGACGGCTCGGCTGGACATCGATCATATACTAGACAGGAGAATTGGTGATGTCAGCGGAGGAGAACTGCAGAGGATTGCCATAGCGAGGTGCATAAGCAAGGACGCTGATTTCTACTTCTTTGATGAGATTACGCCTTACTTGGACATACACCAGCGTATCAAAGCCGCCAATCTAATTCGAGAGTTTTCCAAGGAGTGCACAGTAGTAATTGTTGAACATGATTTGGCTATTTTGGATCTGCTGGCTGATGCAGTGCACATCGTATATGGAACCCCAGGAGCATACGGTGTCATCACACATCCGAAAGGAGTCAGGGTGGGCATCAATGAGTACCTGCGAGGATTTTTACCGGAGGAAAATGTCAGGATTCGTGCTGAGGAGGTTAAATTCGAAGTCCATGCACCAAGGGTACAAAAGGAGGCTTTTATCCTTGCAAAATTTGATGGGTTCAGGAAGCAATACCCCAATTTCACATTAGACGTAGAGGGAGGGGACATTCGAAGGGGTGAGGTCATGGGCATTGTGGGCCCAAATGCCACTGGTAAGACCACATTCTCTAAAATACTTGCGGGATTGATCAAGCCAGATGTTGGCAACATAGATCTGGACCTGAAGATATCCTATAAGCCACAATACCTCAAGGGAGATCAAAAGATAAGGGTCGATCAATTCCTTCGCTCTATAACGGATCGATTTGACTCCAGTTACTACAAAACCGAAATCAGCAGACCGCTTCAACTTGAGCGTTTATTAGACCAGAACTTAGCAGATCTAAGCGGTGGAGAGCTGCAGAGGGTGGCAATAGCGGCTTGTCTGAGCAGGAGTGCAGACCTTTATATTCTGGATGAGCCAAGTGCGCACTTGGATATAGAACAAAGGGCTTTGGCGACCAGCATGATACGTCGATTTGCGGAAAACAATGATGTAGGTGTTCTGGTCGTGGATCACGATATTTATATGATCGATCTGCTCAGCGATGGATTGATGGTTTTTGAAGGTGAGCCCGGAGTACATGGACATGCCCTTGGTCCCTTTGAAATGCGTGAGGGTATGAACTGCTTCCTAAAGAAGGTGGATATCACCTTTAGGCGAGATGAAGAGAGCAAGAGACCGAGGGTAAATAAAATTGGATCAAAGCTGGACAGGGAGCAAAAAGCAAAGGGCGAGTATTATTACCAGGAGATATGACACAAATTGGTGGACTTTGCATCTAACGTGCATTTTGACCCTAACGTCTTGATCTCGATAGTTTCTGAAATTGAGAAGTTTATGGTATCTTTGGACAGCTGGTTTCTTATCGTAATTCGGATATAGCGACAAACAAAAAAATTTTTGAATATATTTTCCCAAGGTTTTCTTTTAGTTTAGATTAGGTCTTTCAAAATTCGAGGTCATATGTCTATTAAGTTAAGTTAGTCGATTCACTGACATTGATTTTACAGTCGTCACATAGCCCTTCGTTGCCGTAGTATTCAAATATATCAATCCACTTCATGCAACACTCACAATACATTACTTGAAAACCTCCTATTTTTTGCTAACCTTCGTTGCATCTTGGATATATATTTAACCACAATTGAGAATGAAGGCATTCGGATGGTCGATAGACTTGCGATCAAGTTATTTAGGGCTGATAAGGAAAGAATTACTGATTTTCTGTAAAATTAAAAATATATAATAAATACATAAATCCATGACATAGTAAATACATGAAATTACTTGCATCCCACAGTTTTTTTTTAAAAAAAATTGATAAACTGTTAAGCAATTGCTTTTAATCAAAATTAATTGTTCATTAGCAATCCTGAAAATCAATAAAAAAATAGAAATTCATAAAGCCGCGCTTTGCAGCAAATTTGAAACTCAACGGAATAGCGGTCAACTTATAATCTTCATGAAAATTAAAAGGCTGTTATCGGCAAGATTAAACCCATCTATTGCATTCAATCTTATCGTCAACAACA containing:
- a CDS encoding MFS transporter, encoding MKKFFEGISINIILLGIVSFLVDASSEMIMPLLPMFIIALGGTGLVIGLIGGLGDSISSVLTVFAGYWSDRFGKRKPFVFSGYATSAISKMLLALSITWQHVFLFRSLERAGKGLRTAPRDAIIADSAINMRGKAFGIHRAMDTGGAIIGSMLAFILFWSFNLKFRTIFLIAAAIAFLSLLPLPFVTERKSKVSIGSMKFSLKALPGSFRLFIIVATVFALGNFSYMFFILRAQQFFQTRMAIALPILLYVWFNIVYTTFSIPSGALSDKVGRKNVLTLGYSLFGFTCLGFALFSSLPSLIALFGLYGLVYALVDGNQRAFTADFVEEELRGTALGTFHASIGIAALPSSLIAGLLWDFVGSTATFYYGCVLSLVSTGLFVLFFKEVRS
- the rqcH gene encoding ribosome rescue protein RqcH translates to MKDKMTSVDVAVAVAELQMLVGAKLDKVYQHEDEIRLKMYVARERQDLLIKAGMLIFLTKYPRPSMKIAPSYSMLLRKHLSGGRITSIEQYDFDRVIEIHVQRGDSKRILIAELLPKGNIILLSEDRKIILPLTTRSLRSREIRRGEQYAFPPSQKSPIEITESELKALFEGSDKDLVRTLSSELNMGGLYAEEVCLRAGVDKNTPARDLSGDQLQIIHNALRELFEPISSGKLRPHIVFANGEEVDALPFELYQYADHEKVYFDSFNEALDEFFSRKAIKSAGSIKDEKLVLLERTSHQQELAIEEFKNEEKECIKKAETIYARYQDIERIFKAIQDARRKGSSWKEIKSTIEGGIDEAVGMLTIELDGALVALDIQMSIPQNAQGYYQRAKKIRKKLEGAERALEKTKKDIEQARSREIEPKNAPQRRIRQREHWYDRFRHFTSSEGFLVIGGRDASTNEEIVKKHMEAGDVFFHTQAHGAPVVIIKADGRGVHSSTLEEAAQFAVSYSSVWVAGHYFGDCYWVRPEQVSKTPPPGEYLPKGSFMIRGKRNYMKAPVGIAIGVEINEETRLMGGPPSAIKKSSKYLVEIEPGDLDQNQVAKEISKIFFQKADEKDKFLIKSIAAPNCILKFLPPGKSKVKIS
- a CDS encoding ribosome biogenesis/translation initiation ATPase RLI yields the protein MRIAIIDKDRCQPRKCTHECLRFCPRVRTGDETVTMGDDGKPVISEELCVGCGICVKKCPFGSISIIRLQEELRERETHRYGANGFALYGLPIPQEGSVIGILGQNGIGKTTAIRILAGDLKPNLGGEDVPWDDIISHYKGSVLQEYMRRISRNEVLVSQKPQRIDLIANKDDYVRELLPDGRGIDALTARLDIDHILDRRIGDVSGGELQRIAIARCISKDADFYFFDEITPYLDIHQRIKAANLIREFSKECTVVIVEHDLAILDLLADAVHIVYGTPGAYGVITHPKGVRVGINEYLRGFLPEENVRIRAEEVKFEVHAPRVQKEAFILAKFDGFRKQYPNFTLDVEGGDIRRGEVMGIVGPNATGKTTFSKILAGLIKPDVGNIDLDLKISYKPQYLKGDQKIRVDQFLRSITDRFDSSYYKTEISRPLQLERLLDQNLADLSGGELQRVAIAACLSRSADLYILDEPSAHLDIEQRALATSMIRRFAENNDVGVLVVDHDIYMIDLLSDGLMVFEGEPGVHGHALGPFEMREGMNCFLKKVDITFRRDEESKRPRVNKIGSKLDREQKAKGEYYYQEI